The Schizosaccharomyces pombe strain 972h- genome assembly, chromosome: I genome contains a region encoding:
- the ure6 gene encoding urease accessory protein ure6 encodes MTDSQTETHLSLILSDTAFPLSSFSYSYGLESYLSHQQVRDVNAFFNFLPLSLNSVLHTNLPTVKAAWESPQQYSEIEDFFESTQTCTIAQKVSTMQGKSLLNIWTKSLSFFVTSTDVFKYLDEYERRVRSKKALGHFPVVWGVVCRALGLSLERTCYLFLLGHAKSICSAAVRLDVLTSFQYVSTLAHPQTESLLRDSSQLALNMQLEDTAQSWYTLDLWQGRHSLLYSRIFNS; translated from the coding sequence ATGACTGATTCGCAAACGGAAACACACTTGTCGCTAATTCTTTCAGACACTGCGTTTCCTCTgtcatctttttcttattcgTATGGGTTAGAGTCGTATTTGTCTCATCAGCAGGTGAGAGACGTCAATgcatttttcaactttttacCATTGTCCCTCAATTCAGTGCTACATACCAATTTGCCAACTGTCAAAGCAGCTTGGGAGTCACCGCAACAATATTCCGAAATCGAAgacttttttgaaagcacACAGACATGCACAATTGCCCAAAAGGTCTCCACCATGCAGGGTAAATCTTTGTTAAATATTTGGACAAAATCACTCTCCTTTTTCGTTACATCAACCGATGTCTTCAAATACTTGGATGAGTACGAAAGAAGAGTTCGTAGTAAAAAGGCACTCGGTCATTTCCCAGTGGTTTGGGGTGTGGTATGTAGAGCCTTGGGATTATCGTTAGAAAGGACATGTTATCTGTTCTTATTGGGGCATGCAAAATCGATTTGCTCAGCAGCTGTTCGCTTAGATGTTTTGACCTCCTTCCAGTACGTTTCCACTTTGGCTCATCCTCAAACCGAAAGTTTACTTAGAGATTCGTCGCAACTAGCTTTGAACATGCAACTAGAGGACACTGCTCAGTCATGGTATACGCTGGACCTTTGGCAGGGTAGACACAGTTTGTTATATAGTAGAATATTTAATAGTTAA
- the mug108 gene encoding protein mug108, which yields MANRFTSSDQTQETHGHHVDKHSFSGRQRHPSMGVHSFNEYMNEYPEAGPLVQEEEDDMESSSYHATQEDIGDDDSRSESTRNRSSQHTGRVNFSSLGGLGSIFGGKKSRSKSANGTQKKNANNNEEQLDEEEQNDPYLDRDISLLGSTI from the coding sequence ATGGCAAATCGTTTTACTTCTAGTGATCAAACTCAAGAAACCCATGGTCATCATGTTGACAAACACTCCTTCTCCGGTAGACAACGCCATCCTTCGATGGGCGTTCATTCATTCAACGAATACATGAATGAATATCCAGAGGCCGGACCTTTGGTCCAGGAAGAGGAGGATGACATGGAGAGCTCCAGCTACCATGCCACTCAGGAAGATATCGGCGACGATGACTCCAGGTCCGAGTCTACTCGCAACCGTTCCAGTCAACATACTGGCCGTGTTAATTTCTCGTCTCTTGGCGGTCTTGGCAGCATCTTTGGAGGAAAGAAATCACGCTCCAAGAGCGCTAATGGAacacaaaagaaaaatgcaaacaaTAACGAGGAACAACTTGATGAGGAAGAGCAAAACGATCCTTATCTTGATAGGGATATAAGCCTTTTAGGTAGTACTATTTGa
- the rga3 gene encoding Rho-type GTPase-activating protein Rga3, with the protein MIFRKSISKSPSSKGSTVCFRCGQAFQRRETPISFGGHMWHKDCFCCTKCDKGLEHSDQMLVQTSDGRPVCSSCAHTCTACRMRIKDYALMSGYDSYHRECFRCHDCRKQIIDSNFKRDNRTIFCNDCKQVRHPSRSSDESADYHNFEVDVTIKPTETKSSVESNKSLSIEIMSPQKPPLSPFGGSRDRLVSETPTNMSQAEGGNVPNDGQDSNLASNSADSLLPSAKNRSFSSFTSFESPMKYDDSFFPISPSISPLQKVNKQQQIESPTATFPLSKNTWKNRFHTFHKQSFTPVNDSSSSDSLKPTINEEALDDFAGSASPYKTMSLTDRAEPIVMNGHMRSLHNATSPFRPFSPSYRSSDTHSPRTRSPNVQTHKKTSSQPSDLSSFAQLLSPPQVLSPKPNGGGHKSFRHSHSLSETSQQTLVPSLGSNGEYHLPTNDHSSTPAQSERDSDVEELREQLENLTALTKKLSERLSSSTFDNSKFIRTEDKDTVRSAKLEICEKFFSFADVTDDPTLKDPKHQDLVAAANAYMAMLRESYGTEINNLLERRNELLDDYNNVQKILNESLEASVHLNTKNLELADLNNNLVKQIQHRVPPENQSNLEHTITTSSKNTTSSINPLTAVSSNSGQSSGRPGPLSPNLNVTTRIDIKGKKGSMHLQPRDVNRKVPFKSMHTKSKSADPVVGNEDRTQCDHVFHVNAIFKPSRCYICSESVWGSELRCFHCSISCHSRCLKRLFAESEHEKTMSETVSENSKWMPEMPTRMPPPGPSPTMFGRSLENQLKIEGSVLPQVIAMCVSCVDAHGLEVEGIYRISGSASQVRVLVDEFENGSIRMEHLTSDLFACTSVLKTYLHRLPEPVIPGTQYEELLEAEKIEKEEEKIERVVEVMKTLHPAHLSVFRFLIAHLGRVCKHAEKNLMNSKNVSTVFAPTLMRDKVNRFDLQHATKKSTALQFMLDNVDKILHNL; encoded by the coding sequence ATGATATTTCGAAAAAGTATTTCCAAATCTCCATCAAGCAAGGGAAGCACAGTATGCTTTCGCTGCGGACAGGCATTTCAACGTAGAGAGACACCTATTTCGTTTGGGGGTCATATGTGGCATAAGGATTGCTTCTGCTGTACGAAGTGCGATAAAGGATTGGAGCACAGTGATCAAATGCTGGTGCAAACCTCTGATGGACGACCGGTGTGTAGCTCTTGCGCCCATACCTGTACAGCGTGTCGTATGAGGATCAAGGACTATGCCCTAATGTCAGGCTACGACTCCTATCACAGAGAGTGTTTTCGTTGCCATGATTGCCGAAAGCAAATAATTGACTCTAACTTTAAAAGAGATAATAGGACTATATTTTGTAATGATTGTAAACAAGTCCGTCACCCTTCCAGGTCTTCAGACGAGAGCGCTGATTATCACAATTTTGAGGTTGATGTCACGATTAAGCCCACAGAGACAAAGTCTTCAGTGGAATCTAATAAGTCTTTAAGCATTGAAATTATGTCTCCTCAAAAGCCACCATTATCACCTTTTGGTGGAAGCAGAGACCGCTTAGTTAGCGAAACACCGACTAACATGAGTCAGGCAGAAGGGGGTAATGTGCCGAACGATGGACAGGATAGTAATCTTGCGTCTAATTCTGCAGATTCGCTGCTGCCTAGTGCCAAAAATCGAAGTTTTTCCTCGTTTACGAGTTTTGAATCGCCGATGAAGTATGACgattctttctttcctATTTCACCTTCTATATCTCCGTTACAAAAAGTTAACAAGCAGCAACAAATTGAGTCTCCTACAGCCACATTTCCGTTAAGCAAAAATACTTGGAAGAATCGATTCCATACGTTTCACAAACAATCTTTTACTCCTGTTAACGATAGCTCTTCCTCGGACAGCTTAAAACCCACAATTAATGAGGAAGCCCTGGACGACTTTGCTGGCTCTGCTTCTCCTTATAAAACCATGTCATTGACTGACCGAGCAGAGCCAATTGTCATGAATGGACATATGCGTTCTCTTCACAATGCCACCTCTCCCTTTCGGCCTTTTTCTCCCTCTTACAGGTCGAGTGATACGCATTCACCGAGAACCCGCTCACCGAATGTCCAAACCCATAAAAAAACCTCTTCTCAGCCATCTGACCTTTCATCTTTTGCGCAGCTACTTTCACCGCCTCAGGTTCTTTCTCCCAAACCAAATGGCGGGGGCCATAAAAGTTTTCGGCATTCGCATTCTCTTTCTGAGACTTCTCAGCAAACACTCGTTCCTTCGCTGGGATCTAATGGAGAGTACCATTTACCGACAAACGATCATTCTTCAACTCCAGCACAATCAGAGCGAGATTCGGATGTTGAAGAATTGCGTGAACAGTTGGAAAATCTTACTGCTcttaccaaaaaattgtCCGAAAGGCTCTCAAGTTCTACGTTTGACAACTCTAAGTTTATTCGTACGGAAGATAAGGATACTGTTCGTTCGGCTAAACTTGAAATTTgtgaaaagtttttttcgtttgctGATGTGACAGATGATCCCACGCTGAAAGATCCGAAACATCAGGATTTGGTGGCTGCCGCCAATGCTTACATGGCAATGCTTCGTGAGAGTTACGGCACTGAAATAAACAATCTTTTGGAAAGGAGAAATGAGCTGCTTGACGATTACAATAatgtacaaaaaattttaaatgaatcGCTTGAAGCATCTGTACACCTAAATACCAAAAATCTCGAGTTGGCCGACTTAAACAACAATTTGgtaaaacaaattcagCATAGAGTACCTCCTGAAAACCAATCCAATTTGGAGCATACTATTACCAcatcttccaaaaataCAACCAGCAGTATTAATCCACTTACTGCCGTGAGTAGCAACTCTGGGCAGTCATCAGGTCGACCTGGTCCGTTGTCACCAAATTTGAATGTGACTACGAGAATTGACATTAAGGGAAAAAAGGGAAGTATGCATTTGCAACCAAGAGATGTAAACCGTAAAGTCCCGTTCAAATCAATGCATACTAAATCAAAGTCTGCCGATCCTGTAGTAGGAAATGAAGATCGTACTCAATGTGACCATGTGTTTCATGTTAATGCCATATTCAAGCCCTCAAGGTGTTATATATGCTCGGAGAGCGTATGGGGATCTGAACTCCGCTGCTTTCATTGCTCAATTTCATGCCATTCGCGGTGTTTAAAAAGGCTGTTTGCAGAGTCGGAGCATGAGAAAACAATGAGTGAAACTGTAAGTGAAAATAGTAAATGGATGCCGGAAATGCCAACGAGGATGCCTCCTCCTGGGCCTTCACCAACGATGTTTGGACGATCGttagaaaatcaattgaaaattgaaGGGTCGGTTTTGCCTCAAGTAATTGCTATGTGCGTTTCTTGCGTGGATGCGCATGGATTGGAGGTTGAAGGTATTTATAGGATATCTGGCAGTGCTTCTCAGGTCCGAGTGTTAGTCGACGAATTTGAAAACGGGTCTATCCGAATGGAGCATTTGACTTCTGACTTGTTTGCCTGTACGTCGGttttgaaaacatatttGCATCGCTTACCGGAACCAGTTATACCTGGCACTCAATACGAGGAGTTGTTGGAAGCGgaaaaaatcgaaaaggaagaggaaaaaattgaacGGGTAGTGGAAGTAATGAAAACGCTTCATCCTGCACATTTGAGCGTATTTCGATTTTTGATTGCACATTTGGGTCGTGTATGCAAGCACGCGgagaaaaatttgatgaaCTCGAAAAATGTCTCTACAGTATTTGCACCTACTTTAATGCGAGATAAGGTGAATCGGTTTGATTTACAGCATGCTACCAAAAAGAGTACGGCTCTTCAGTTTATGCTTGATAACGTGGATAAGATTCTTCATAATCTGTAG
- the pex3 gene encoding peroxin-3 peroxisome import protein, translated as MLKSFEKHLNAVSRKCCNFILGSSIPVLGFYCADTCIRNAFMEFMETRNSKSKYVEAFNTVQSNGATSAISTFHILKDEIIRRIPLLPIIQELRETRMSEVSAEEKILLWNQLKFMSLVRMFTTLAVLAQCNLLCKLALTVLGREAFKEQMVKEFDPSNTLRPSGSDEDPAVFTGIAYILLNNQLDELIQQVQLAVTLTFEEVSPTDIVDRKLIEALTTRVVEVFVNNYQFSIDGNKEVLLAEIPKQYIVTGNLLYRVLELEDFATQMDASIVMKNELIALNEHMLTYLPSIPQEGIRLAKILTTFTKISENVFEAPFQEQFFQSLQMVSDVNRYMAIVFSSFDDC; from the exons ATGCTAAAATCGTTtgaaaaacatttgaacGCTGTATCAAGAAAATGCTGTAACTTCATTTTGGGTAGCTCTATTCCAGTTCTGGGATTTTATTGCGCGGATACATGTATAAGGAATGCTTTTATGGAATTTATGGAAACACGAAATTCCAAGTCCAA ATATGTTGAAGCCTTCAATACTGTTCAGTCTAATGGCGCTACGAGCGCAATTTCCACATTTCATATATTGAAGGATGAGATAATTCGGAGGATCCCTTTACTTCCGATTATTCAAGAGTTACGAGAAACAAGGATGTCGGAAGTGAGTGCTGAGGAAAAAATACTACTTTGGAATCAACTAAAATTCATGAGCTTGGTTCGAATGTTCACGACCTTAGCAGTTTTGGCACAGTGTAACCTACTCTGTAAACTTGCCCTTACGGTATTGGGACGGGAAGCTTTTAAAGAACAGATGGTCAAGGAATTTGATCCTTCTAATACGCTACGACCATCGGGATCCGATGAAGACCCGGCTGTTTTTACGGGAATTGCGTATATCTTGTTGAATAACCAACTTGATGAGTTGATTCAACAAGTACAATTAGCTGTTACTTTGACTTTTGAAGA GGTATCGCCGACGGATATAGTGGACCGCAAATTGATTGAAGCATTGACGACTCGTGTGGTCGAAGTATTTGTAAACAACTATCAGTTTTCTATCGACGGAAACAAAGAGGTACTGTTAGCTGAAATCCCGAAACAGTACATAGTTACAGGAAATTTGCTATATCGTGTTTTGGAACTAGAGGATTTTGCAACCCAAATGGATGCATCGATCGTTATGAAGAATGAGCTGATCGCTTTGAATGAACACATGTTGACTTATTTACCTAGCATACCTCAGGAAGGTATTCGTTTggcaaaaattttgacgACGTTTACTAAAATTTCCGAAAACGTATTCGAAGCACCCTTCCAAgagcaattttttcaatctcTACAAATGGTTTCAGATGTAAATCGCTACATGGCAATCGTATTTTCCAGTTTTGATGATTGTTAA